From Brevibacillus marinus, a single genomic window includes:
- a CDS encoding protease complex subunit PrcB family protein, whose translation MKGIVTLWLSLSILVTGGAAAALPQPASDGPLPAVSFNLAAPPYPNQVAEAWQALRKAGGWEIIRLDGKSYLVIAAGQRPTGGYSLHIERIEETADGKTVIYVAEHKPAAAAVTTQALSYPSLVAVLPDQDRPIEVVYTKA comes from the coding sequence TTGAAAGGAATCGTAACGTTGTGGCTTTCCCTGTCGATACTCGTGACGGGCGGAGCGGCAGCGGCGCTGCCTCAGCCCGCTTCCGACGGACCGCTGCCGGCCGTCTCCTTTAATCTCGCCGCTCCTCCCTATCCTAACCAAGTGGCCGAAGCATGGCAAGCGCTTCGCAAAGCGGGTGGCTGGGAAATCATCCGCCTGGACGGGAAAAGCTATCTCGTGATCGCAGCCGGGCAGCGCCCCACCGGCGGGTACAGCCTGCACATCGAGCGGATCGAAGAGACAGCGGATGGCAAAACCGTCATTTACGTGGCGGAACACAAACCAGCCGCGGCGGCCGTGACGACGCAAGCGCTCAGCTACCCGTCGCTGGTCGCCGTTCTGCCCGACCAGGATCGGCCGATCGAAGTCGTCTATACCAAGGCTTAA
- a CDS encoding CBS domain-containing protein, whose protein sequence is MANVENRTLKEIMTQDVATVTLKDNVYEVAVKMRDLDVGLIPVVDENNEVIGVITDRDIVIRGIAEKREGSAAVSEVMTRDIVLGRPDMTVDEAAKIMAKHQIRRLPVVENGKLVGIVALADMAVRQLHHDEASEALYQISEPNRS, encoded by the coding sequence ATGGCGAACGTGGAAAACCGTACCCTGAAAGAAATTATGACGCAAGACGTGGCAACCGTCACTCTGAAGGATAACGTCTATGAAGTTGCGGTCAAAATGCGGGATCTGGACGTCGGCTTGATTCCCGTCGTCGACGAAAACAACGAGGTCATCGGCGTGATTACCGACCGTGATATCGTCATCCGCGGCATTGCCGAAAAACGGGAAGGCTCGGCGGCGGTCAGCGAGGTCATGACGCGCGACATTGTGCTCGGGCGGCCTGATATGACGGTTGACGAGGCTGCGAAAATCATGGCCAAGCACCAAATTCGCCGTCTCCCGGTCGTGGAAAACGGCAAACTGGTCGGCATCGTCGCGTTGGCGGACATGGCCGTGCGCCAGCTGCACCACGATGAAGCAAGCGAGGCCCTGTACCAGATTTCCGAACCCAATCGTTCTTGA
- a CDS encoding YugN family protein, with product MVIADSGIANIEIHLGELDQLMKQLGFVRWAWDYQHATYDYKIEDKNGVYYLRVKANAIEGKLEDPDALLKLEEPYIGKHLFPHGLDYEAPIPDKVLSAANQALSRLKQSVSH from the coding sequence ATGGTTATTGCAGATTCGGGAATCGCCAATATCGAGATTCACCTCGGCGAACTGGATCAACTGATGAAGCAGCTTGGGTTTGTCCGCTGGGCATGGGATTACCAACACGCGACATACGATTATAAAATCGAGGATAAAAACGGCGTCTACTACCTGCGGGTAAAGGCGAATGCGATTGAAGGAAAATTGGAAGATCCGGACGCGCTGCTGAAGCTGGAAGAGCCGTACATCGGGAAGCACCTGTTCCCGCACGGACTGGATTACGAAGCCCCGATTCCCGACAAGGTACTGTCCGCAGCAAACCAGGCGTTGAGCAGACTGAAACAAAGCGTTTCCCATTAA
- the ftsW gene encoding putative lipid II flippase FtsW, with the protein MKTRGVPDFLLLFLTALLIGFGITMVISSSSIYAYAGQFTIYGCQYCGGDELYFVKKQIAWVALGSAAMLIAMNIPFSFYKRHFLLISLISLLLLVVVLIPGLDTEAKGARSWIKLGPASIQTSEFAKLGLIIYLAAIISKKGERFRQFKTGLIPPLIMTGLFFCLIALQPDLGTAAILLGTAGVMMICGGANLKHLFLLTVPPFSLFVFSYITLNPHAWPRIQSFLDPWSAPLDSGWQLAQSYYALARGGISGTGFGQGIQKYLYLPEAHTDFIFSVIGEELGFIGTTVFLLVYLSFLLRGLFISLKAKDTFASLTGIGVVTMIGLQALINMGGATGSIPITGVPLPFISYGGSSLMVCMIGTGILLSISREVNRQKALELLQAKRP; encoded by the coding sequence ATGAAAACGCGGGGCGTGCCTGACTTTTTGCTGCTTTTTTTGACTGCACTGCTGATCGGATTCGGCATCACCATGGTGATCAGTTCCAGTTCCATTTACGCCTACGCCGGTCAGTTCACCATTTACGGCTGCCAATACTGCGGCGGTGACGAACTCTATTTTGTGAAAAAGCAAATCGCCTGGGTGGCGCTGGGCAGCGCAGCCATGCTGATCGCCATGAACATCCCGTTTTCCTTTTACAAAAGGCATTTCCTTTTGATCAGCTTGATCAGTCTGCTCCTGTTGGTGGTCGTCCTGATCCCCGGGCTGGATACCGAGGCCAAGGGCGCCCGCTCCTGGATCAAGCTGGGGCCGGCCAGCATCCAAACCTCGGAATTCGCCAAGCTGGGGTTGATCATTTACCTGGCCGCGATTATCTCCAAAAAAGGCGAACGATTTCGCCAATTTAAAACCGGGCTGATCCCGCCCTTGATCATGACCGGGCTGTTTTTCTGCTTAATCGCCCTGCAGCCGGACCTGGGAACAGCGGCGATCCTGCTGGGCACGGCCGGCGTGATGATGATCTGCGGCGGCGCCAACCTGAAGCACCTGTTCTTGCTGACCGTTCCGCCTTTCAGCCTGTTTGTGTTCAGCTACATTACGCTGAATCCGCACGCCTGGCCACGGATCCAGTCTTTTCTCGATCCCTGGAGCGCTCCGCTGGACAGCGGCTGGCAGTTGGCCCAGTCCTATTACGCATTGGCCCGCGGCGGAATCTCGGGGACCGGGTTTGGCCAAGGGATCCAGAAGTATCTGTACCTGCCGGAGGCGCATACCGACTTTATCTTCTCCGTGATTGGCGAAGAGCTCGGCTTTATCGGCACGACCGTGTTTCTGTTGGTCTACCTTTCCTTTTTGCTGCGCGGCCTGTTTATCAGCCTGAAAGCAAAAGATACCTTCGCCAGTCTGACCGGCATCGGGGTCGTGACGATGATCGGGCTGCAGGCCCTCATTAACATGGGAGGCGCGACGGGGAGCATTCCGATTACCGGTGTGCCGCTGCCGTTCATCAGTTACGGCGGTTCGTCCTTGATGGTCTGCATGATCGGGACGGGGATTTTGCTCAGCATCTCGCGCGAAGTCAACCGCCAAAAGGCGCTGGAACTGCTGCAGGCAAAGCGCCCATAA
- a CDS encoding Asp23/Gls24 family envelope stress response protein produces MEVARKGMVRISDHVIAMIAGFAAQESGEIISMVGGLYEDFSKRLSGQQTAKGVQVKVVENEVAIDLRITIAYGQQIDQVCRRLQEKVKEVVERITGLLVREVNIRVEGIKLA; encoded by the coding sequence ATGGAGGTTGCCAGAAAGGGTATGGTGCGAATTTCCGATCACGTGATCGCCATGATCGCCGGTTTTGCCGCCCAGGAAAGCGGTGAGATCATCTCGATGGTGGGGGGCCTGTATGAAGATTTCAGCAAACGGCTCAGCGGACAACAGACGGCCAAAGGCGTCCAGGTAAAAGTTGTCGAAAATGAAGTGGCGATCGACTTGCGCATCACCATCGCGTACGGTCAGCAGATTGACCAAGTCTGCCGGCGGCTGCAGGAAAAAGTAAAGGAAGTCGTGGAGCGGATCACCGGGCTGCTGGTGCGAGAAGTAAACATCCGCGTGGAAGGCATCAAGCTGGCTTAG
- the sleB gene encoding spore cortex-lytic enzyme: MKRTKPLQILLITLLIAAVSWTAEIQQAAEAFSDRIVEVGMTGKDVREMQGRLKLLGFYTGKVDGVFSWRTYWALRNFQYEFGLKVDGILGPKTKLKLYNATKHYRPTAEELGVPTQPARTPARNRQQPTQQPTRVVHTSGFSANDIRLMANAVYGEARGEPYIGQVAIAAVILNRVKSPNFPDTPAGVIFEPRAFTAVADGQIWLTPNEQAKKAVQDALKGWDPSEGALYYFNPDTATSAWIWSRPQIKRIGKHIFCR; encoded by the coding sequence ATGAAGAGAACCAAACCTCTGCAGATATTGCTCATCACACTGCTCATCGCCGCCGTCAGCTGGACGGCCGAGATCCAGCAAGCAGCGGAAGCGTTCAGCGACCGCATCGTCGAAGTCGGAATGACCGGCAAAGACGTGCGGGAGATGCAGGGCAGACTGAAACTGCTCGGCTTTTATACAGGAAAAGTGGATGGCGTGTTCAGCTGGCGCACCTACTGGGCGCTGCGCAACTTTCAGTACGAGTTCGGGCTGAAAGTGGACGGGATCCTTGGCCCCAAAACGAAACTGAAACTGTACAATGCGACCAAACACTACCGCCCTACGGCGGAGGAACTGGGCGTACCGACGCAGCCGGCCCGCACGCCGGCCCGCAATCGCCAGCAGCCGACACAGCAACCGACACGCGTGGTGCACACCTCCGGCTTTTCGGCCAATGATATCCGGCTGATGGCCAACGCCGTTTACGGCGAAGCGCGGGGAGAGCCGTACATCGGCCAAGTGGCGATCGCCGCGGTCATTCTCAACCGCGTAAAAAGCCCCAACTTCCCGGACACGCCGGCCGGTGTCATTTTTGAACCGCGCGCTTTTACCGCCGTCGCGGACGGGCAAATCTGGTTAACGCCGAACGAGCAGGCGAAGAAGGCCGTACAGGATGCGTTGAAAGGGTGGGACCCGTCGGAGGGTGCGCTGTACTACTTCAACCCGGATACGGCAACATCCGCATGGATCTGGAGCAGGCCGCAGATCAAACGCATCGGGAAACACATCTTCTGCCGTTGA
- the cax gene encoding calcium/proton exchanger, whose protein sequence is MNQRLFFIFVGGSFGLAAAAHYLMASEILKFVTASAAIVFLAAWLGKATESVAHYAGDRIGGFLNATFGNAAELIIAFFLVKEGYYDMVKASITGSIIGNMLLVLGLSVLLGGLKYKEQRFNARLASHNASLMTLALVALFIPAVFMGGLPQAEISTLSIVISVILIVAYLLWLLFSLITHKDFLSDIEVHDSEPVWSSGVSIVMLIAATFFVAVVSEWLVHSIEVVSQTLGWSELFVGAFVIAIIGNAAEHSAALFLAMKNRIGAAVEIAIGSSLQIALFVAPVLVLVSLLFASTPMNIVFTPFELTAIGVSTFIAISISRDGVTNWYEGVLLLAVYIILGTAFYFA, encoded by the coding sequence GTGAACCAGCGATTGTTTTTTATCTTTGTCGGCGGCAGCTTTGGACTGGCCGCCGCCGCACACTACCTCATGGCATCAGAAATCCTGAAGTTTGTCACGGCATCGGCCGCGATTGTTTTTCTCGCCGCCTGGCTGGGCAAGGCGACGGAAAGCGTGGCCCATTACGCCGGTGACCGAATCGGCGGATTTTTGAATGCGACTTTCGGCAACGCGGCGGAACTGATCATCGCTTTTTTCCTGGTCAAGGAAGGATATTACGATATGGTCAAAGCCTCGATCACCGGTTCCATCATCGGCAATATGCTGCTGGTACTTGGCTTAAGCGTTCTCTTAGGCGGCCTCAAATACAAAGAACAACGCTTCAACGCCAGGTTGGCCAGTCACAACGCTTCCCTGATGACCCTGGCTTTGGTGGCCCTCTTTATTCCCGCTGTCTTTATGGGGGGACTGCCGCAAGCAGAGATCAGCACGCTGAGCATCGTGATCTCCGTTATTTTGATCGTGGCTTACCTGCTCTGGCTGCTCTTCTCGCTGATCACCCACAAGGATTTCCTGTCCGACATTGAAGTTCACGACAGCGAGCCGGTCTGGTCAAGCGGCGTATCCATTGTGATGTTGATTGCCGCCACATTCTTCGTCGCTGTCGTCTCGGAGTGGCTCGTACACAGCATCGAAGTGGTCTCCCAAACGTTGGGCTGGTCGGAGTTGTTCGTCGGGGCTTTTGTGATTGCCATTATCGGAAACGCTGCTGAACACAGTGCTGCGCTCTTTCTGGCCATGAAGAACCGGATCGGCGCGGCGGTCGAAATCGCCATCGGCTCCAGTTTGCAAATTGCTTTGTTTGTCGCACCCGTTCTCGTTCTGGTCAGCCTGCTGTTCGCTTCGACACCGATGAACATCGTGTTCACGCCGTTTGAGCTGACCGCTATTGGTGTCAGTACCTTCATCGCCATTTCCATCTCCCGCGACGGGGTGACAAACTGGTACGAAGGTGTTTTGCTGCTCGCCGTCTACATCATTCTCGGCACAGCATTTTACTTCGCTTGA
- a CDS encoding YlaN family protein → MTEVKSPDMVSKALSLLRADAEKIYKLIDVQMENLTMPQCPLYEEVLDTQMFGLSREIEFAVRLGLIDEEAGREIMGDLERKLAHLHELYNKQASEG, encoded by the coding sequence TTGACAGAGGTTAAGAGTCCCGACATGGTAAGCAAAGCTCTATCTCTGCTGCGAGCGGACGCAGAAAAGATATACAAATTAATTGATGTTCAGATGGAAAACCTGACCATGCCGCAATGCCCTCTGTACGAAGAGGTGCTCGACACGCAGATGTTCGGGCTCTCCCGTGAGATCGAATTTGCCGTACGGCTGGGATTGATTGATGAGGAAGCAGGGCGGGAGATCATGGGTGATTTGGAGCGGAAACTGGCCCACCTGCACGAACTGTATAACAAGCAAGCGAGCGAGGGATAA
- the glsA gene encoding glutaminase A, whose protein sequence is MENKGCSAEQIKTTLAQIRERVAPSAKNGRVASYIPELAKSDPRDLAVSVTLLDGTTYSVGESNKRFTLQSISKLFSLLIALIDQGPAAVFSVVGKEPTGDPFNSIVKLEMISSHKPLNPMINAGAIAVSSLISGEDVAARLDKILTLLKRMAGNETIAVNRRVYQSERETAHRNRALAYFMKDSGILKGDVEEILDLYFLHCSIEVTTEDLSAIAAVLANNGVHPITGQQLVPAEYARICKSFMVTCGMYNDSGAFAINAGIPAKSGVAGGILAAVPNKLGIGVYSPALNEKGNSLAGALFLEELSKAWNLSIF, encoded by the coding sequence ATGGAAAACAAAGGATGTAGTGCCGAGCAAATCAAGACAACCCTGGCGCAAATCAGAGAGCGGGTCGCTCCGTCCGCGAAAAACGGTCGCGTTGCCAGCTACATCCCGGAATTGGCGAAAAGCGACCCGCGCGATCTGGCCGTTAGCGTCACCTTGCTGGATGGAACCACCTATTCCGTGGGAGAGAGTAACAAGCGATTTACCCTGCAAAGCATATCGAAGCTGTTTTCGCTGTTGATCGCGTTGATCGATCAAGGGCCGGCAGCCGTCTTTTCTGTCGTCGGCAAGGAACCTACCGGCGATCCGTTCAACTCCATCGTCAAACTGGAGATGATCAGTTCGCACAAACCGCTCAATCCGATGATTAACGCCGGGGCGATCGCCGTAAGCAGCCTGATCAGCGGCGAAGATGTCGCCGCGCGCCTGGACAAAATCCTCACTCTGTTGAAACGGATGGCGGGAAACGAAACAATCGCGGTGAACCGGCGGGTATATCAGTCGGAGCGGGAAACGGCGCATCGGAACCGGGCGCTGGCCTATTTTATGAAGGACAGCGGGATCCTCAAGGGAGACGTGGAAGAAATCCTCGACTTGTATTTCCTGCACTGTTCGATCGAGGTGACGACGGAAGACCTCTCGGCCATCGCGGCCGTGCTCGCCAATAACGGTGTGCATCCGATCACCGGACAGCAGTTGGTGCCGGCCGAATACGCGCGCATCTGCAAGAGCTTCATGGTCACCTGCGGCATGTACAACGATTCCGGTGCGTTTGCGATCAACGCCGGGATTCCGGCGAAAAGCGGGGTTGCCGGAGGAATCCTCGCCGCTGTTCCCAACAAGCTGGGGATTGGCGTCTACAGTCCTGCCTTGAACGAAAAGGGGAACTCGTTGGCGGGCGCGCTCTTCTTGGAAGAACTTTCAAAAGCGTGGAATCTGAGCATCTTCTAA
- a CDS encoding sporulation histidine kinase inhibitor Sda yields MRYISDSLLLEVYERAVSLQLEPAFIELLTDEIKRRNLQQTTGSSQDAESKPA; encoded by the coding sequence GTGAGATACATAAGCGATTCGCTGCTGCTGGAAGTATATGAGCGTGCTGTCAGCCTACAACTTGAGCCGGCTTTTATCGAGTTGCTCACCGACGAGATAAAACGGCGCAATTTGCAGCAAACCACGGGCAGTTCGCAGGATGCCGAGTCGAAGCCAGCATAA
- a CDS encoding MFS transporter has product MLIAIRFGFPMNNCYGMLAAVSFRCGILMIARILSSLIHGTFFAVAVVVASKTAPLEKSGSAIAAVASGLTLATILGVPLGTFIGHHWGWQATFWVVSGLGMTGLLSLLAIAKETVQEKTFAAITIFLFGFIAFATVPLLQTRIVLSAKDAPPLASAANISAFNLANAFGAYLGASDSIWPGIDIC; this is encoded by the coding sequence TTGTTGATTGCGATCCGTTTCGGTTTCCCCATGAACAACTGTTATGGTATGTTGGCTGCCGTATCTTTTCGCTGCGGGATATTGATGATCGCCAGAATCTTGTCTTCTTTGATTCATGGGACTTTTTTTGCGGTGGCTGTCGTTGTGGCTAGCAAAACAGCACCCCTGGAGAAAAGCGGCTCTGCCATCGCGGCCGTTGCGTCAGGGTTAACGCTGGCAACGATTTTGGGGGTTCCCTTGGGGACGTTTATCGGGCACCACTGGGGATGGCAAGCGACATTTTGGGTTGTTAGCGGATTGGGCATGACCGGATTGCTTTCGCTTCTTGCTATTGCGAAAGAAACGGTACAGGAAAAAACGTTTGCGGCCATCACGATATTTTTGTTTGGTTTTATTGCATTTGCTACCGTTCCCTTGTTACAGACCCGGATTGTCTTATCTGCCAAAGACGCTCCCCCGTTGGCATCAGCGGCGAATATCTCGGCGTTTAACCTTGCCAACGCATTTGGAGCATACCTCGGGGCGAGCGATTCGATTTGGCCTGGGATTGACATCTGTTAA
- a CDS encoding MDR family MFS transporter — protein MKRETWRLTPPAVKWLFVLSFMMNMGFYALIPYLTLYLTDSFAWTVAMAGLVLAVRQFSQQGFAFLGGVVADLFGYKGTMLLGFLIRGLGFLLFATCTETWQFFAAAVLSGLGGSLFEPACSASYAILTPEAIRKEVFSFRNVLTNIGVVGSQLAGTILASVDFVWLSVFSGLLYIVAAFLVLVFVPPIRASNTSGKWTDGIAHVLRDKPFLRYTAILIGFYYLNMQVFLAIPQYTEDVLQSKTAVGIVLATISVSVILLQMQVTHWLDGYQRRLTLIGIGALVMGVGLFLLSFADSLWFIMLDALIFALGTMISVPQLVDMVPRFAPKEHIGAYYGFNGYSLAFGGSIGTFLGGWMYDLGRQTGYDWLPWAVCLLVGILVAVNLYLMEERYRYHVSGHTS, from the coding sequence ATGAAGAGGGAAACCTGGAGGCTGACGCCGCCAGCTGTGAAATGGCTGTTCGTGCTCTCCTTTATGATGAATATGGGGTTTTATGCCTTGATTCCCTACCTGACCCTGTATTTGACCGACAGTTTTGCCTGGACGGTGGCGATGGCCGGGTTAGTGCTGGCCGTCCGCCAGTTTTCGCAGCAAGGATTTGCTTTTCTGGGCGGGGTGGTTGCCGATTTGTTCGGCTACAAAGGAACGATGCTGCTTGGATTTCTGATCCGGGGGCTCGGTTTTTTATTGTTCGCCACGTGTACGGAAACCTGGCAGTTCTTTGCGGCAGCCGTCCTCTCCGGGCTGGGCGGATCGCTGTTTGAGCCGGCCTGTTCCGCCAGTTATGCGATTCTCACGCCGGAAGCCATCCGCAAAGAAGTGTTTTCGTTTCGCAATGTGCTGACCAACATCGGCGTCGTCGGGTCGCAGTTGGCGGGGACGATCCTGGCCAGCGTCGATTTTGTTTGGCTGTCGGTGTTTTCCGGCCTGCTCTACATCGTCGCGGCATTCCTGGTGCTGGTGTTTGTGCCGCCGATTCGCGCAAGCAACACGTCCGGCAAGTGGACCGACGGGATTGCCCACGTGCTGCGGGACAAACCGTTTCTCCGCTATACGGCGATTCTGATTGGCTTTTATTATTTGAACATGCAGGTGTTTCTGGCCATCCCCCAGTACACGGAAGATGTCCTGCAGAGCAAGACCGCGGTGGGGATTGTCCTGGCCACGATCTCCGTGTCGGTCATCCTGCTGCAGATGCAGGTGACCCATTGGTTGGATGGTTATCAGCGCCGGCTTACGCTGATCGGCATCGGTGCGCTGGTCATGGGCGTCGGGTTATTTTTGCTCTCCTTTGCCGATTCGCTGTGGTTCATCATGCTGGACGCCCTGATTTTCGCGCTGGGAACGATGATCTCGGTGCCGCAGCTGGTGGATATGGTTCCGCGCTTCGCACCGAAAGAACACATCGGCGCCTACTATGGGTTTAACGGGTATTCCCTCGCCTTTGGCGGCTCGATTGGCACCTTCCTGGGCGGCTGGATGTACGATCTGGGCCGGCAGACCGGCTACGACTGGCTGCCGTGGGCCGTCTGTCTGCTGGTCGGGATCCTGGTTGCCGTAAACCTTTACCTGATGGAAGAACGGTACCGCTACCATGTTTCGGGACATACAAGTTGA
- a CDS encoding LysR family transcriptional regulator, translating to MDFDQLRAFYTVAQTKNFTKAAEMLHLVQSTVTMRIKQLEERIGKPLFERDKRSVEITQAGKALLPYAERILKLVQEGLSEVAALQPYEDRLSIGSLDSIWSYLLEPILKEYHLRYPKIAVLTKTGHSADVVQYLLDHVIQIGFVHIPPALPNFEVIPFHQEEIVLVAHPDHPTARRGSIDIGEIAGLPLLFVNWGDPFQRWISQYLPPSYVPKLQLDKAQLAIDLVKEGVGVSLLIRSAVKTELAQGELVEVHIAGDCPPERTTYIVLQRDKKNRPSVEKWLNLLREFGYSL from the coding sequence ATGGATTTTGATCAACTGCGTGCGTTTTACACAGTAGCGCAAACCAAGAATTTCACCAAGGCGGCGGAAATGCTGCACCTGGTCCAATCAACCGTAACCATGCGCATCAAGCAGCTGGAAGAGAGAATCGGCAAACCGCTGTTTGAACGCGATAAACGAAGCGTGGAAATCACCCAGGCCGGAAAAGCGCTGCTGCCCTATGCCGAGCGGATTCTCAAGCTGGTCCAGGAGGGCTTGAGCGAAGTGGCCGCCTTGCAGCCGTACGAAGACCGGCTCTCCATCGGCAGCCTGGACTCCATCTGGAGTTATCTCTTGGAACCGATTCTCAAAGAATACCATCTGCGCTATCCGAAGATTGCGGTGCTCACCAAAACCGGCCACTCCGCAGACGTCGTGCAGTACTTGCTCGACCACGTCATCCAGATCGGGTTCGTCCATATTCCGCCCGCCCTGCCCAACTTTGAAGTGATTCCCTTTCATCAGGAAGAAATCGTGCTGGTGGCGCACCCCGATCATCCCACAGCCCGCAGGGGCAGCATCGACATCGGCGAGATCGCCGGGCTGCCGCTTTTGTTCGTCAACTGGGGCGATCCCTTCCAGCGCTGGATTTCCCAATACCTGCCGCCCAGCTATGTGCCGAAACTGCAGCTGGACAAAGCGCAGCTGGCGATTGACCTGGTCAAGGAAGGGGTCGGCGTCAGCCTGCTCATCCGTTCCGCGGTGAAGACAGAGCTGGCCCAGGGGGAACTGGTGGAGGTGCACATCGCGGGCGACTGCCCGCCCGAGCGCACCACCTACATTGTCCTGCAGCGGGACAAAAAAAACAGACCCAGCGTGGAAAAGTGGCTGAATCTGCTGCGGGAGTTCGGCTATTCTCTGTGA
- a CDS encoding phosphatase PAP2 family protein: MTLDTSRAKRLTGWSMLFLLLFAASVPITLTGGFAWLDRSGYALLAGLNTPLVTDLMILFTTLGNGQVVLALAACLLVIAVSLRHFAEALAIILFLLLGDYLNDLLKEWFARPRPAGLQLIPLPDSYSFPSGHAMISAPFYLFVAYLLDRLYRNRQLSRILLPAAGVTALLICASRIYLGVHYTSDVLAGICGGAAWLFAVMALYEFALRGFFSRTRKTPPAFPLHRE, from the coding sequence ATGACGCTTGACACCTCGCGGGCAAAGCGGCTGACCGGCTGGAGCATGCTGTTCTTGCTGCTGTTCGCGGCCAGCGTGCCGATCACGCTGACAGGCGGCTTTGCCTGGCTGGATCGCTCTGGCTACGCCCTGTTGGCCGGCCTCAACACGCCGCTTGTGACGGACCTGATGATCCTGTTTACCACGCTGGGCAACGGCCAGGTGGTCCTCGCGCTCGCGGCTTGTCTGTTGGTGATCGCGGTCAGCCTGCGGCACTTTGCGGAAGCGCTGGCGATCATCCTGTTTCTGTTGCTCGGCGATTACCTGAACGACCTGCTCAAAGAGTGGTTCGCCCGCCCGCGCCCTGCCGGCTTGCAGCTGATTCCGCTGCCGGATTCCTATTCCTTTCCCAGCGGACATGCCATGATCAGTGCGCCGTTTTACCTGTTTGTCGCCTATCTGCTGGATCGGCTGTACCGGAACCGGCAGCTGTCACGCATCCTGCTTCCCGCCGCCGGCGTGACCGCCTTGCTCATCTGCGCAAGCCGCATTTATCTCGGCGTTCATTACACCAGTGACGTCTTAGCGGGGATCTGCGGGGGAGCGGCCTGGCTCTTCGCCGTGATGGCGCTCTACGAATTCGCGCTGCGCGGCTTCTTTTCCCGCACGCGAAAAACGCCCCCTGCCTTCCCGCTTCACAGAGAATAG
- a CDS encoding YczE/YyaS/YitT family protein: protein MRGQGKARTRFIRYAMFVLGLAVVSLGCVLMIQADMGVASWDVLHIGLTHTFGLTIGIWSQIVGVLALLLSYLIARVKPGLGTILNMLLVGLFIDLFMWLELIPRAESLLLKVCCFASGMLLFAVGIGMYISPRMGAGPRDSLMLALNERMGWSIQRVRVTIELVVLALGWLLGGPVSIGTLLVALFSGPLIQRTIPFWERMMRERYGWVREKEIHP, encoded by the coding sequence GTGAGGGGACAGGGGAAAGCAAGAACGCGGTTTATCCGCTACGCCATGTTTGTCCTGGGGCTCGCGGTGGTGTCGCTCGGCTGTGTGTTGATGATTCAGGCGGACATGGGCGTGGCCTCCTGGGATGTGCTGCACATCGGGTTGACGCATACGTTTGGCCTGACCATCGGCATCTGGTCGCAGATTGTCGGCGTGCTCGCCCTGCTGCTTTCCTATTTGATTGCGCGGGTCAAACCGGGGCTGGGAACGATCCTGAACATGCTGTTGGTCGGGCTGTTTATCGATCTGTTTATGTGGCTGGAGCTGATCCCCCGGGCGGAGTCCCTCCTGCTGAAAGTGTGCTGCTTTGCCAGCGGCATGCTGCTGTTTGCAGTCGGCATCGGCATGTATATTTCGCCGCGCATGGGCGCCGGACCGCGTGACAGTCTGATGCTCGCCCTGAATGAACGGATGGGCTGGAGCATCCAGCGGGTCCGCGTAACCATCGAGCTGGTCGTGCTCGCGCTCGGCTGGCTGCTGGGCGGTCCGGTATCGATCGGCACGCTGCTGGTTGCCCTCTTCAGCGGACCGCTGATCCAGCGGACGATTCCCTTTTGGGAGCGGATGATGCGCGAGCGGTACGGATGGGTGCGGGAAAAGGAAATCCATCCCTAA